One region of Mycobacteriales bacterium genomic DNA includes:
- a CDS encoding transcriptional repressor gives MYDGPVRRGDRIRNTRQGDAVDAILAGADGFRTAQELHGELRRRGDRVGLTTVYRHLSRLAELGRADVVHTADGEAQYRLCGEATAPTSDHHHHLVCRVCGRSVEVSGPEVEAWAERVASTAGYTEVSHTLEVFGLCPQHSAPGSA, from the coding sequence ATGTACGACGGGCCGGTCCGGCGCGGCGATCGGATCCGCAACACTCGCCAGGGTGACGCGGTCGACGCCATACTGGCCGGTGCGGACGGGTTCCGCACCGCCCAGGAACTGCACGGTGAGTTGCGTCGGCGCGGCGACCGCGTAGGCCTCACGACGGTCTACCGGCATCTGAGCCGTCTCGCCGAGCTGGGCCGGGCCGACGTCGTCCACACCGCCGACGGCGAGGCGCAGTACCGACTCTGCGGCGAGGCCACCGCGCCGACCAGCGACCATCACCACCATCTGGTGTGCCGGGTCTGCGGGCGCAGCGTCGAGGTCAGCGGCCCCGAAGTCGAAGCCTGGGCCGAGCGGGTCGCCTCGACGGCGGGTTACACCGAGGTCAGCCACACCCTGGAGGTGTTCGGGCTGTGCCCGCAGCACTCGGCGCCGGGATCGGCGTAG
- a CDS encoding ATP-binding cassette domain-containing protein, with protein sequence MSTQELAVVTERLTKRFGDFTAVDGIDLQVPAGTVASLLGPNGAGKTTIVRMLATLSEPTSGQAFVCGYDVGRDADVVRSVISLTGQFAALEANLTAHENLVLMARLRGYGRAAAIRVADQLSDRFDIGEFRDKLVKSVSGGQRRRVDLAASLVVQPRLLVLDEPTTGLDPRSRQVVWSTIRELVGEGVTLLLTTQYLEEADELADSIVLIDHGRAAAAGTPAQLKAQIGDQRVDVVATDGSGLDRLVSALDPAFDLTVARDRRMISIPAPSEASDLRAVADVVAAAGVPVDELALRRPTLDDAFLALTGQPPTTDQTVDEPLEVSA encoded by the coding sequence AGAACTTGCCGTCGTCACCGAGCGCCTCACCAAACGCTTCGGGGACTTCACCGCCGTGGACGGCATCGACCTGCAGGTGCCGGCCGGCACCGTGGCGTCGCTGCTCGGACCCAACGGCGCCGGCAAGACCACCATCGTGCGGATGCTTGCGACGTTGTCCGAGCCCACCAGCGGCCAGGCCTTCGTCTGCGGTTACGACGTGGGCCGCGACGCCGACGTCGTCCGTAGCGTCATCTCGCTGACCGGCCAGTTCGCGGCGCTCGAGGCCAACCTCACCGCGCACGAGAACCTCGTGCTGATGGCCCGGCTGCGTGGCTACGGGCGGGCCGCCGCCATCCGGGTGGCCGACCAGCTCAGCGACCGCTTCGACATCGGCGAATTCCGCGACAAGCTGGTGAAATCGGTTTCGGGCGGTCAGCGTCGGCGGGTCGACCTCGCCGCGAGCCTGGTCGTCCAGCCACGGTTGCTGGTGCTCGACGAGCCCACCACCGGGCTCGATCCGCGCAGCCGGCAGGTGGTCTGGTCGACGATCCGTGAGCTCGTCGGCGAGGGGGTCACTCTGCTGCTGACGACCCAGTACCTCGAAGAAGCCGACGAGCTCGCCGACAGCATCGTCCTCATCGACCACGGCCGGGCGGCCGCCGCCGGCACACCCGCACAGCTGAAGGCCCAGATCGGCGACCAGCGGGTCGACGTTGTCGCCACCGACGGCTCGGGCCTCGACCGGCTCGTGTCGGCACTCGACCCCGCGTTCGACCTGACGGTGGCCCGCGACCGTCGGATGATCTCCATCCCGGCACCGAGCGAGGCCTCGGACCTGCGAGCAGTCGCCGACGTCGTGGCCGCCGCCGGAGTGCCCGTCGACGAGCTGGCCCTGCGCCGCCCGACCCTCGACGACGCGTTCCTCGCCCTCACCGGGCAACCGCCCACCACCGACCAGACCGTCGACGAGCCCCTCGAGGTGTCCGCATGA
- a CDS encoding ABC transporter permease, translated as MTALTATAITEPLPARPSRSLRYLRETGLLVGRSLQTIPRVPERLSDVTIQPIVFTLLFLYVFGSAIHIPGMRYQDYLLPGLVGQGLAFGVIGAGVATATDFTSGVIDRFRSLPVTRLSVITAQVLGQIIEQILGMVIIIGIGLALGWRPDLTIASGLELAGLILLGLTAFTWFGVLLGMIIRSSDGMQGLGFAIVFPLSFLAGTFVPISGMQTVPRVIGEWDPLSALVAAVRQVCQGTHSHGSWQLEHPVLAMIGWCVLITAVCVPLALRRFRSTTAA; from the coding sequence ATGACCGCCCTGACCGCGACCGCCATCACCGAACCGTTGCCGGCCCGACCGAGCAGGTCGTTGCGCTACCTGCGCGAGACCGGCCTGCTCGTCGGCCGGAGCCTGCAGACCATTCCGCGCGTGCCGGAACGACTGTCGGACGTGACGATCCAGCCGATCGTCTTCACGCTGCTCTTCCTCTATGTCTTCGGCTCCGCGATCCACATCCCCGGCATGCGCTACCAGGACTACCTGCTTCCCGGTCTCGTCGGCCAGGGCCTCGCGTTCGGCGTGATCGGTGCCGGGGTCGCCACCGCGACCGACTTCACCAGCGGGGTCATCGACCGGTTCCGGTCCCTGCCGGTCACCCGACTCTCCGTCATCACCGCCCAGGTCCTCGGGCAGATCATCGAGCAGATCCTCGGCATGGTCATCATCATCGGCATCGGACTGGCGCTGGGTTGGCGACCCGACCTGACTATCGCGTCCGGGCTGGAGCTTGCCGGATTGATCCTGCTCGGCCTGACCGCCTTCACCTGGTTCGGAGTTCTGCTCGGCATGATCATCCGCAGCTCGGACGGCATGCAGGGGCTCGGCTTCGCGATCGTGTTCCCGTTGTCGTTCCTCGCCGGCACGTTCGTCCCCATCAGCGGGATGCAGACGGTGCCCCGGGTCATCGGCGAGTGGGACCCGCTGTCCGCTCTGGTCGCCGCCGTCCGGCAGGTCTGCCAGGGCACCCATTCGCACGGTTCCTGGCAGTTGGAGCACCCCGTACTCGCGATGATCGGCTGGTGCGTGCTCATCACCGCGGTGTGCGTGCCGCTCGCACTGCGCCGGTTCCGGAGCACGACCGCCGCCTGA